Proteins encoded in a region of the Raphanus sativus cultivar WK10039 chromosome 8, ASM80110v3, whole genome shotgun sequence genome:
- the LOC108822123 gene encoding tryptophan aminotransferase-related protein 4, whose amino-acid sequence MERKLLLTVSIILNLVFTFHILYRNSTTWNPTWTSRAAIEAEDAASVSCSGHGRAYVDGIGLLEGKQPPCECNDCYTGKDCSILLSDCPVNANSGDPLFLEPFWMRQAESSAALVSGWHRMSYIYQDGTYMSEALETVIRKLHSVVGNAVTDNRFVIFGSGSTQLLAAAVHALSLTNSSSSPPARLLASIPYYAMYKEQAEFFDSVHLKFEGDAFVWKNSERDDNTTQVIEVVTSPNNPDGKLKRAVLDGPNVKTIHDYAYYWPYFSPITVPADEELSLFSLSKTTGHAGSRFGWGLVKDKSVYEKMKRYITLTSMGVSRTTQLHVLQLLNVVVRDGGENIFHFGHETLKKRWETLNKVFSRSTRFSLQKIKPEYCNYFKKVRDFTPAYAWVKCERPEDANCYEIFKEAKITGRDGKVFGTEESFVRLSLIRSQDDFDHLIDMLKKLVIVEGVEAHSI is encoded by the exons ATGGAGAGGAAGCTGCTTCTTACAGTGTCGATCATCTTGAATCTTGTATTCACCTTCCATATTCTTTATAGAAACTCAACCACATGGAATCCGACTTGGACCAGTAGGGCTGCTATTGAAGCAGAGGATGCAGCGTCTGTGTCATGCTCAGGCCATGGCAGAGCTTACGTGGACGGTATTGGACTCCTTGAGGGCAAGCAACCTCCTTGTGAATGCAACGATTGCTATACAGGCAAAGATTGTTCTATTCTTCTTTCAGACTGTCCTGTCAACGCTAACTC AGGAGACCCTTTGTTCTTAGAGCCTTTCTGGATGCGACAAGCAGAGAGCAGCGCGGCTCTGGTCTCAGGATGGCACAGGATGAGTTATATCTATCAAGATGGGACATATATGTCGGAAGCGCTTGAGACAGTCATCAGGAAACTGCATAGTGTGGTGGGAAACGCCGTTACAGATAACAGGTTTGTAATATTTGGAAGTGGAAGCACACAATTGCTTGCAGCAGCTGTTCATGCCTTGTCTTTGAcaaactcatcatcatcaccacctgCAAGGCTTTTGGCTTCTATTCCATATTACGCT ATGTACAAAGAGCAAGCGGAGTTCTTTGATTCAGTACATCTCAAGTTTGAAGGAGATGCGTTTGTGTGGAAGAACAGCGAGCGCGATGATAATACCACACAAGTTATAGAGGTAGTGACATCTCCAAATAATCCAGATGGGAAGCTGAAAAGAGCGGTTCTTGATGGTCCTAATGTCAAAACAATTCATGATTACGCCTATTACTGGCCTTATTTCTCCCCTATAACTGTTCCAGCTGATGAAGAGTTGAGCTTGTTTAGTCTCTCCAAGACTACAGGTCATGCTGGCTCTAGATTCgg gtggGGATTGGTAAAAGACAAATCtgtttatgaaaaaatgaaaagatatataACTTTGACTAGTATGGGAGTTTCTAGGACAACACAGcttcatgttctt CAACTGCTCAACGTAGTAGTTAGGGATGGAGGTGAAAATATATTCCATTTTGGTCATGAAACTTTGAAAAAAAGATGGGAGACATTGAACAAGGTCTTCTCCAGGTCTACACGTTTCTCGCTTCAGAAAATCAAACCTGAGTACTGCAACTATTTCAAGAAAGTCAGAGACTTCACTCCTG CTTATGCATGGGTGAAGTGTGAAAGACCAGAAGACGCAAATTGCTATGAGATATTCAAAGAAGCCAAGATAACAGGACGCGATGGCAAAGTGTTTGGAACAGAGGAAAGTTTTGTGAGATTGAGTCTAATCAGATCACAAGACGACTTTGATCATCTTATTGATATGCTGAAGAAGTTAGTCATCGTAGAAGGTGTAGAAGCTCATTCTATCTGA